The genomic region CCAAGTAACAGAACTGATCATGACGTGTATTTTGTATCTGGTTGTTAGTGGGAATTTGCTGTCGCATAGTTTTCCGTATGTACCAATGAGTGAGAAAACTTGGTCTGTGATTGCATTTGTTACACTGCTGCCTTGTGTATTTATCAAGACTCTCAAAATTGTTTCCAAACTCAGCCAGCTTTGCTCCTTGGTCCATTTCATTATCATCCTTGTAGTAATGACCTACTGTCTCACACAAACACATCAGTGGTCCTGGGCAAAATTCAGACTCTCCATTGAGTTTGAGGACTTCCTGGTCTCTGTAGGGGTGATCATTTTCAGTTACActtcacaaatatttcttcccaCGCTTGAAGGTAACATGAAAAACCCAGGGGAATTTAGATGTATGCTGAATTGGACTCACTTCTTTGCTTGTGTCTTGAAAACAACCTTTGCACTGACTGCATTCTTGACCTGGGGTGAAGAGACAAAGGAAGTTATTACTGACAACCTGCCATCATTTCTTCAAACCCTAGTGAATTTTTGTCTCTTAACCAAGGCTCTTCTTTCTTACCCTTTGCCCTTTTTTTCAGCCACAGAAATTGTGTATGCTTGTATTTCTAGAGGCAACCATTCCAATTACAGATCTCCACTATCTGCTCTGGGTGTCAGAGGCTCATTTCTCCTCTTAACTCTGCTGATGGCCATGTTCATACCACATTTTGCCCTGTTGATGGGTTTAACAGGCAGTGTAACAGGTGCTGCTAtgacttttcttcttccttctctcttccatTTAAAACTTAAATGGAAAAAACTATCCTTCTTAGAGAAATGTGCAGAtatctctgtttttattttgggtttccTTTGTAGCCTTGCAGGCATAGTTTGCTCAATAAAAGGGCTGCTTGCAGTATTTGGAGGAGTGTAAAAAGATTTCCTGAAAGTCAAATAAGGCTCAAATCTTATAAATGTTTTTACCCTGTTAGTCAGTATATAAGAGATATTGCCACTAGGTAAaattaagcatatgcttaaacGTTTGCAGGATCAGGGCTTTAACTGTAAACATATGTGGCTCTAAGCAAATTGGAAAATAGCCTTTATAGCCAAAAAGTACAAAATTACccttatttaaaatgttg from Phalacrocorax carbo chromosome 3, bPhaCar2.1, whole genome shotgun sequence harbors:
- the LOC104043634 gene encoding vesicular inhibitory amino acid transporter, with translation MVKWDSCLDTDGEHVNFARRDELNRTHSEEREEPDGTLNFELDVCHQDPEYKSPAPLPHAQVKQITSWEAGWNVTNAIQGIFVLGLPYALLYSGYSGLFLIILAAALCCYTGKILIACLYEENEDGQLIRVRDTYEDIANACCKRLSPRLGGIVVNVTQVTELIMTCILYLVVSGNLLSHSFPYVPMSEKTWSVIAFVTLLPCVFIKTLKIVSKLSQLCSLVHFIIILVVMTYCLTQTHQWSWAKFRLSIEFEDFLVSVGVIIFSYTSQIFLPTLEGNMKNPGEFRCMLNWTHFFACVLKTTFALTAFLTWGEETKEVITDNLPSFLQTLVNFCLLTKALLSYPLPFFSATEIVYACISRGNHSNYRSPLSALGVRGSFLLLTLLMAMFIPHFALLMGLTGSVTGAAMTFLLPSLFHLKLKWKKLSFLEKCADISVFILGFLCSLAGIVCSIKGLLAVFGGV